The Chrysemys picta bellii isolate R12L10 chromosome 12, ASM1138683v2, whole genome shotgun sequence genome has a segment encoding these proteins:
- the LOC101947770 gene encoding testis-expressed protein 47-like isoform X7, with translation MAVGFGSGPHSHGPCALHSPSNSEACTPAAPWCHRAAVGGPLAKLPRPLCYHDTVTKQQPQVAAMASRTKRAPSVQYELEEFAFQARLSVYGLAQEQQKAIRKKSLLHRLVFLAKISPELADKRDLAGYWHRLFLSLQRYYQGEGVTGLLLLYPTYVVHTLEASSEVLYSILRDLRDMQPQQHRALVLEPKILVLSHNIPSRLFQQWSYKVLAVPSRHLGYDTSREEPIETITGECLAMLLKLGMHLLKYPKSPPNLPDAVLEEVPNLIVPQDTICHLLECRELLSPAQFLQAYDSPLNVVMDSERVWPLPGKVKLDAVSS, from the exons ATGGccgtgggctttggctcaggcccccaCAGCCACGGTCCCTGTGCCCTGCATTCCCCTTCGAACAGCGAGGCATGCACACCAGCAGCGCCGTGGTGCCACCGGGCTGCAGTGGGCGGGCCCTTGGCAAAGCTCCCCAGGCCCCTTTGTTATCATGACACAGTCACTAAGCAACAGCCGCAGGTTGCAGCCATGGCATCCAGGACCAAGCGAGCCCCGAGCGTCCAGTATGAGCTGGAGGAGTTTGCTTTCCAGGCCAGGCTCTCAGTGTATGGGCTGGCGCAGGAGCAGCAGAAGGCGATCCGAAAG aAATCGCTTCTGCACAGGCTGGTATTTCTGGCTAAGATCTCCCCGGAGCTGGCCGACAAACGGGATTTAGCAG GGTACTGGCACCgcctcttcctgagtctgcagcgcTACTACCAGGGCGAGGGGGTCACGGGCCTCCTGCTGCTCTACCCCACCTACGTGGTGCACACCCTGGAG GCCTCCAGCGAGGTGCTTTACTCCATCCTGAGGGACCTGCGAGACATGCAgccccagcagcacag GGCCCTTGTTCTAGAGCCCAAGATCCTGGTGCTGTCCCACAACATTCCCTCCCGGCTCTTCCAGCAGTGGAGCTACAAGGTGCTGGCTGTGCCCAGCAGGCACCTGGGCTACGACACCTCGCGCGAGGAGCCAATTGAGACCATCACTGGTGAGTGCCTGGCGATGCTCCTGAAACTGGGGATGCACCTGCTGAAATACCCCAAG agccccccaaacctccctGATGCCGTTCTGGAGGAGGTCCCCAACTTAATTGTTCCCCAGGACACCATCTGCCACCTCCTGGAGTGCCGGGAGCTCTTGAGCCCTGCGCAGTTCCTGCAGGCCTACGATTCCCCCTTGAACGTTGTCATGGACTCAG
- the LOC101947770 gene encoding testis-expressed protein 47-like isoform X8 codes for MAVGFGSGPHSHGPCALHSPSNSEACTPAAPWCHRAAVGGPLAKLPRPLCYHDTVTKQQPQVAAMASRTKRAPSVQYELEEFAFQARLSVYGLAQEQQKAIRKKSLLHRLVFLAKISPELADKRDLAGYWHRLFLSLQRYYQGEGVTGLLLLYPTYVVHTLEASSEVLYSILRDLRDMQPQQHRALVLEPKILVLSHNIPSRLFQQWSYKVLAVPSRHLGYDTSREEPIETITGECLAMLLKLGMHLLKYPKSPPNLPDAVLEEVPNLIVPQDTICHLLECRELLSPAQFLQAYDSPLNVVMDSGHVFGSDNPYAV; via the exons ATGGccgtgggctttggctcaggcccccaCAGCCACGGTCCCTGTGCCCTGCATTCCCCTTCGAACAGCGAGGCATGCACACCAGCAGCGCCGTGGTGCCACCGGGCTGCAGTGGGCGGGCCCTTGGCAAAGCTCCCCAGGCCCCTTTGTTATCATGACACAGTCACTAAGCAACAGCCGCAGGTTGCAGCCATGGCATCCAGGACCAAGCGAGCCCCGAGCGTCCAGTATGAGCTGGAGGAGTTTGCTTTCCAGGCCAGGCTCTCAGTGTATGGGCTGGCGCAGGAGCAGCAGAAGGCGATCCGAAAG aAATCGCTTCTGCACAGGCTGGTATTTCTGGCTAAGATCTCCCCGGAGCTGGCCGACAAACGGGATTTAGCAG GGTACTGGCACCgcctcttcctgagtctgcagcgcTACTACCAGGGCGAGGGGGTCACGGGCCTCCTGCTGCTCTACCCCACCTACGTGGTGCACACCCTGGAG GCCTCCAGCGAGGTGCTTTACTCCATCCTGAGGGACCTGCGAGACATGCAgccccagcagcacag GGCCCTTGTTCTAGAGCCCAAGATCCTGGTGCTGTCCCACAACATTCCCTCCCGGCTCTTCCAGCAGTGGAGCTACAAGGTGCTGGCTGTGCCCAGCAGGCACCTGGGCTACGACACCTCGCGCGAGGAGCCAATTGAGACCATCACTGGTGAGTGCCTGGCGATGCTCCTGAAACTGGGGATGCACCTGCTGAAATACCCCAAG agccccccaaacctccctGATGCCGTTCTGGAGGAGGTCCCCAACTTAATTGTTCCCCAGGACACCATCTGCCACCTCCTGGAGTGCCGGGAGCTCTTGAGCCCTGCGCAGTTCCTGCAGGCCTACGATTCCCCCTTGAACGTTGTCATGGACTCAG GGCACGTGTTTGGAAGTGACAACCCGTATGCTGTGTAA